The following are encoded together in the Malaya genurostris strain Urasoe2022 chromosome 3, Malgen_1.1, whole genome shotgun sequence genome:
- the LOC131438108 gene encoding LOW QUALITY PROTEIN: small ribosomal subunit protein eS19A-like (The sequence of the model RefSeq protein was modified relative to this genomic sequence to represent the inferred CDS: inserted 1 base in 1 codon): protein MPGITVKDVDQDKVVQGVALFLKKSGKLKVPDYIDLIKTAKYKELAPTDPDWFYVRCASILRRLYHQSPSGVGSITRIYGGRQRNGVRPSHFCRADGSATRKAVQALEQXKLIEKHPEGGRKLTSQGQRDLDRIAAQIISKQRAALKKEAATIVLA from the exons ATGCCAGGAATCACTGTTAAAGACGTCGATCAGGACAAAGTTGTCCAGGGCGTTGCGCTTTTTCTAAAGAAATCCGGCAAATTGAAGGTTCCCGATTATATTGATCTGATCAAAACTGCTAAGTACAAGGAACTTGCCCCCACAGATCCGGACTGGTTCTACGTGCGGTGTGCCTCGATTTTGCGACGATTATATCATCAAAGTCCATCGGGTGTTGGTTCGATAACTCGTATCTATGGAGGTCGTCAGCGTAACGGTGTTCGTCCATCACATTTCTGTCGTGCTGATGGTAGTGCTACCCGAAAAGCTGTTCAAGCACTGGAAC TCAAATTAATCGAAAAACATCCAGAAGGTGGTCGCAAATTAACCAGTCAGGGCCAGCGTGATTTGGACCGCATTGCCGCTCAGATTATTAGCAAACAGCGGGCAGCCTTGAAAAAGGAAGCTGCCACCATTGTACTGGCTTAA